A stretch of the Rhipicephalus microplus isolate Deutch F79 unplaced genomic scaffold, USDA_Rmic scaffold_18, whole genome shotgun sequence genome encodes the following:
- the LOC142785187 gene encoding facilitated trehalose transporter Tret1-like, with protein sequence MEALRRMQPPAKGATPVTDPDSALPCGHHFYAMLVACSGTLAAGTALGFASAAMESIERQPWYDLPRIPPENRWIADSLFLGATVGSLFSGFLLHLVGHRTIMLLSSAGLVSSWMCLAVGNSVSVILVGRVACGLFVGVVANCVCLYVADVAPPAKRTTFGGLPEVAMSAGLLTAYSLSGFPWEVQAGGCALTAVPMLAMQRYIVENPRWLLARDRSLDADTAVLRLYGIDPPADFRQRKVEGASDQQRSADASRWPKEARDWTVDKDSTRASWTVLLSVGLLVLAYSVGLCHIPALLTGELIPLRRRYVGSSFVWASRWSLTFVMIHFDDDVLAAFENRETLLTLSVVVAVVAVTAIALIPETEGRTLTDIHR encoded by the exons ATGGAGGCGCTGCGGCGCATGCAGCCGCCGGCCAAGGGTGCGACGCCGGTCACGGACCCGGACAGCGCACTGCCCTGCGGTCACCACTTTTACGCGATGCTGGTCGCATGCTCTGGTACCTTGGCCGCTGGCACCGCACTCGGGTTCGCCTCGGCCGCCATGGAATCCATTGAACGCCAACCCTGGTACGACCTGCCACGGATTCCGCCTGAGAACAGGTGGATCGCCGACAGCCTCTTCCTGGGTGCCACTGTGGGCTCTCTGTTCTCAG GATTTCTACTGCATCTAGTCGGCCACAGAACAATTATGTTGCTGTCTTCCGCCGGCCTTGTCAGTTCGTGGATGTGCTTGGCCGTGGGAAACAGCGTGAGCGTGATACTAGTCGGCCGGGTTGCTTGCGGTCTCTTTGTGGGCGTTGTCGCCAACTGCGTTTGTCTCTACGTTGCCGACGTCGCGCCTCCAGCCAAGAGAACCACTTTTGGAGGTCTTCCGGAG GTAGCCATGAGCGCCGGGCTTCTGACGGCTTACTCGCTGTCCGGATTTCCCTGGGAAGTGCAGGCGGGCGGTTGCGCCCTCACGGCCGTCCCCATGCTGGCGATGCAGCGCTACATTGTCGAAAACCCGCGCTGGCTGCTTGCACGGGACCGCTCTTTGGACGCTGACACGGCCGTGTTGCGACTGTACGGCATCGACCCGCCCGCTGACTTCCGACAGCGCAAAGTCGAGGGCGCCTCGGACCAGCAGAGATCCGCAGATGCCAGCCGATGGCCGAAGGAAGCCAG AGACTGGACCGTGGACAAGGACTCCACCAGAGCCAGCTGGACGGTCTTGCTTTCGGTGGGCCTGCTCGTGCTGGCTTACTCGGTGGGCTTGTGCCACATCCCCGCACTGCTCACCGGCGAGCTGATCCCTCTGCGGCGGAGATACGTCGGCTCCTCGTTCGTGTGGGCGTCGCGGTGGTCgctgaccttcgtgatgatccACTTCGACGACGACGTGCTCGCCGCTTTCGAGAACAGGGAAACGCTGCTCACGCTCAGCGTGGTTGTCGCAGTGGTGGCGGTCACTGCCATTGCTCTCATCCCCGAAACCGAAGGACGCACACTGACGGACATTCATAGATAA